A window of the bacterium genome harbors these coding sequences:
- a CDS encoding pilin — MRMGRRGFTLIELLIVVVIIGILATIAVSKYNEARARSAQSTVRASLRDLAIQQEIAHHTTGSYVGDPGPEEFVHTPGVSISITAAGSTGWAATATHAAWPGKQCAIWVGDESLKSLAPPATQEGVIECSQ, encoded by the coding sequence ATGCGTATGGGGCGCCGCGGGTTCACGCTCATCGAGCTCCTGATCGTGGTGGTGATCATCGGAATCCTTGCCACCATCGCCGTGTCGAAGTACAACGAGGCCCGGGCGCGGTCGGCTCAGAGCACGGTGAGGGCATCGCTGCGGGACCTTGCGATCCAGCAGGAAATCGCCCACCACACCACTGGCTCGTACGTCGGTGACCCGGGCCCCGAGGAGTTCGTCCACACGCCGGGTGTCAGCATCTCGATCACTGCAGCGGGATCGACCGGTTGGGCCGCGACGGCGACGCACGCGGCATGGCCGGGGAAGCAGTGCGCGATCTGGGTGGGGGACGAATCGCTCAAGTCGCTCGCGCCACCCGCCACCCAGGAGGGTGTGATCGAGTGCTCGCAGTGA
- a CDS encoding pilin: protein MIKGRQGFTLIELLIVVVIIGILAAIAIPKFSKTRERAYFSAMKSDLKNLAAEQEIYYSDPANNYQYAPDLERLNFSPSGGVSIELEATTAGWWAKATHQALDESRFCVYYWGDASPSAPATVTGVVACTGE, encoded by the coding sequence ATGATCAAGGGACGTCAAGGGTTCACGCTGATCGAGCTGCTGATCGTGGTGGTGATCATCGGCATCCTGGCCGCCATCGCCATCCCAAAGTTCAGCAAGACGCGTGAGCGGGCGTACTTCTCGGCGATGAAGTCGGACCTCAAGAACCTGGCGGCCGAGCAGGAGATCTACTACTCGGATCCGGCGAACAACTACCAGTACGCGCCGGACCTGGAGAGGCTCAACTTCTCGCCGTCCGGCGGCGTCAGCATCGAACTGGAGGCGACCACGGCGGGCTGGTGGGCGAAGGCCACTCACCAGGCGCTGGACGAGAGCCGGTTCTGCGTGTACTACTGGGGTGATGCCAGCCCCAGCGCGCCGGCCACCGTGACTGGCGTCGTCGCGTGCACGGGTGAGTAA